TTGTATCAATTTTCACTGCGTTTTTCtatactaatttaaaatttcagaaAGGCCCAAatgaattttaagagagaaatcaAACCAGTAGTATATTTGGGCTATGGGCTAAGGAATGGACCGgatactattattacttagttctttcttctttgtatcaattattttttgaatttttctgtACCAAATACTTTGAGTTGACTAAAAGAATATTTGAGACAGGCCCAGATATTTAGTTTAAGAGAGATATcaatagaatatttattttcGCAAAACCTACGGGAATACGTTCTACTTTTAACAATAATACAAAGGAAAAGGACAAGTTTATAGTAGTTTATATTTAAAGTAATATTAGACAATTCCCgttttttaaaaagttcaaGGGAGCCCAAGCCCGCCTCTGATGGCTGATGTAGTGTAAGTCTACGCTTAGTCTTATACAGTGTATATATCTATTACTAAGTCTTTGCAATCTCGAAGGCTAGTGTCAGAaatgggcaccatcacattttCTTCTTGGTTTTTCCTACCAAGTCTCTTGTTGCTTTTATGTTTGTACAATGAAGTTGCTTTCGGTGGTGGCGGCTATAGCTAtacttctcctcctcctcctggatgccctcctcctcctcctcctaaatgccttcatcctccacccccaccccctcctcctcctcctcctcctcctcctaaatgccttcatccacctccaccgccaccacctccacctcctCCCCCGCCTCCCCCACCTCCACCTCCAGAAGACCCCTACACGAGATTAAACGCGGCCAACAAAGTACTTCTAAAGTTTAAAAGCAAAGTCAAGGATGACCCAAAAGGCTGTGTAAAGAACTGGAATGGAAAAGACCAACATGTATGCAAGTACAATAGCATCGCCTGTGCCACATATCCAAAAGACAAGAAACAAGCAGTTGCTGGAATAGACTTCAATGGGTGTGGGCTAAACGGTCACAATAATCAACTTCTACTCTCTGAGTTCCTTGAAGAGTTAAAAGACCTAACATTCTTCCACGCAAACTCCAACAATTTCACTGGTGACATTCCAAAAAATATATCCGAAAGTCCATACTTCTTCGAGCTGGACCTTAGTAACAACAAGCTCTGTGGCAGTTTCCCCTATCAAGTTCTTGCTGCCAAACGGTTGACTTTCTTGGACCTCCGGTTTAACGATTTCCGTGGCACAGTTCCACCTAAAGTGTTCACCTTAGATGTGGACGTACTtttcatcaacaacaacaaattccAGCAAAACCTTCCAAGTAATCTTGGCTCCACGCCAGCCCTCTATCTCACACTGGCCAACAACATGTTCTCTGGGCCAATCCCAAGAACCATTGGCCAAGCTTCAGAAACCCTTCTTGAGGTGCTCTTCTTGGGCAACATGCTCACTGGGTGCTTGCCATCTGAAATTGGGTTATTGAAAAAGGCCACAGTTTTTGATGTGAGCTGCAACCAGTTGATAGGTCCAATACCACAGTCATTTCAGTGCTTGGTCAAAATAGAGCTGCTCAACCTGGCTCGAAACCAGTTCTATGGGGAGGTTCCTGAGGCTGTTTGTGAGTTGCCTAATCTGTCTAACTTCTCCTTATCATACAACTACTTCACTCAGGTTGGTCCTAAATGCAGGAAGTTGATTGACAAAAAGATACTTGATGTTAGGAAAaattgcattctaggccttacTAATCAGAGATCAAAGGCTGAGTGTGCTGCATTTTTCTCTAAGTACCACGCTTGCCCCAATCTGCAATCCTTGCACAAAGTAATTCCATGTACGCATTATTCAGGTTCACTTGATGCCTCTGATAATCAACCAATGGCTGTAGCTCCTTCACCAAGATCCTATGATACTCTTAAACCGCATAGGTTGTGATTTTCCTGctctaaattgaaatataaggTGTAGTCATGAAGGGCCTTTGTATTATATTTGCATATGTCTGTTTATTCTCTTAACATTTGTTTAGTTATAAATAAGCAATGGTCATCTTGACTTGAGCAGATGCTAATTGATGTAAGTAATGTATTACTGAATATCTTCGATCATAAATGGATTCGTGAGATTGTCTTCAGGAGCTTGGTTCAATGCGTATtgcttctttcatttttttattttctttgaacaATATTTCATCCCTTGCTTATGGTCAAGTCTGCTCTGGCCTCTGTGCATGTCAACATCGAACAACTAACGcccattatttctttttcttttctggttTGGTAATTTATGGCGCAATTGATGCCAGAAGAATTTTCTTTGAAACAATGTTGGACCACGATTACATTTTTCGTGCCACAAATTTGTGTACCTTCTTTTTGATTGGAGGTCTGTTTAATTGGAGATGCGGATAAGGGAAAGGCTAGAAgaaatttagtttatttatttatttaattttacttgTGGGAGCGGAAAggtgaaaatgtgaaaaattatttgttttattaagaagaaaaaaaagagaataaaaaataaagttggtaTAAACTAACagttaaaaagaattaaaaaaagtaacacattttttaattaaaaaatttagtatacagtataaaattaaaaaaaaaaaaatagtatgagCCAATGGAATATgagcataaaaagaaaaaacactactgagaagtaaaaaaaagccaaaagaaaacaaagaagtagaaaaaaagaaaagaaaagaaaagaataaaggaacaaaaaggaaattaaaaaaaaaagaaaagaaaagaaacttgaGGTAACACAGAGAAACAGAgttgcaaaaacaaaaatcaaaggaaaaatttataattaaaaaaaatggcaaagaAATGACGAAACTTATGCGCAAGTGCATATAAACATTTTCTTCAGTTTAGTATATCAAGCTTTTTTCTCGTTTTCTccttattttggaaaaaaaatttttttggtaagtttggagagaaagatcttgagctccatcaccttttttttttctttattttcttttcagttGTTCAACTATGTGACAAAATGTCACAATAGTTGATGTCTTCCTATCATagattagaataaaaataaatgaaataataaatatcataccAAGATTTATCATAATTgacaaataaaaatgttataaaaatattgcaaTATTTTGTTaagatgttatttatttattttttattttttaaagaatcattTTGTTGTTTCGTTAAACTTtcactttataaattatttctatttttttgggtttcttcaCTCTTGTCCATGTGAACTGATGGAAAAAAGGATAAGGCGCACAGTTGATAATAATTTATACAAATGTCGGTGGGAAGCAGCCAGGCCCACTTCTATTCTAATCCTGCATTGATGAAAAGGACAGGTCCGAAAAAAATGAAggttcctttttctttcttctcttgaAAAGCAGATGGCCTCCTAGGGTTTTGTGCAAATAAACGACAAAAGTTACTACCAGTGGAGCAGGATTATTTCTTTAAGAGGCAAAGctgaacataaaaaaattcttaagaataaaaaaatttatgatcaacTAGTTGTATTTAACGTTCTTTTATGgtactaaaattatttataattgatattaaataaaaaatttttagtAGTGTCTTTTTTACATttacaattaaataattacttAAAATCACATGTTTTATATTGTCAAATTCAGATCACATTTAATGAAACaatatttaattgtttaagttCACACTTTGGGTCCTTTCTAGGGTGTTTAATATCTAAGTTTCAACCTTTGGAataaattttggatttattttttcacaaattaCTCAAATTTTagctaatttaaaaagaaaaaaaaaagaataattaagTGTAAACTACTAAATGCAATGAGATAAAAcctaacaattaaaa
This portion of the Castanea sativa cultivar Marrone di Chiusa Pesio chromosome 7, ASM4071231v1 genome encodes:
- the LOC142642107 gene encoding uncharacterized protein At4g06744-like; translated protein: MGTITFSSWFFLPSLLLLLCLYNEVAFGGGGYSYTSPPPPGCPPPPPPKCLHPPPPPPPPPPPPPPKCLHPPPPPPPPPPPPPPPPPPPEDPYTRLNAANKVLLKFKSKVKDDPKGCVKNWNGKDQHVCKYNSIACATYPKDKKQAVAGIDFNGCGLNGHNNQLLLSEFLEELKDLTFFHANSNNFTGDIPKNISESPYFFELDLSNNKLCGSFPYQVLAAKRLTFLDLRFNDFRGTVPPKVFTLDVDVLFINNNKFQQNLPSNLGSTPALYLTLANNMFSGPIPRTIGQASETLLEVLFLGNMLTGCLPSEIGLLKKATVFDVSCNQLIGPIPQSFQCLVKIELLNLARNQFYGEVPEAVCELPNLSNFSLSYNYFTQVGPKCRKLIDKKILDVRKNCILGLTNQRSKAECAAFFSKYHACPNLQSLHKVIPCTHYSGSLDASDNQPMAVAPSPRSYDTLKPHRL